From one Triticum aestivum cultivar Chinese Spring chromosome 4B, IWGSC CS RefSeq v2.1, whole genome shotgun sequence genomic stretch:
- the LOC123091756 gene encoding scarecrow-like protein 14, translated as MAATPEEFLGQQGFLARLEPPSPSLFLDLPPTPRGGHDDDGHSSFDDMVLPYISRLLMEEGTEDHLFYLYPNHPAVLRAQQPFAQILVDVADSASASTSTPSPSSSSDATASTTPSTATASASASASPDDAPVQISRPSYTDVNGHASASPDNQSSGLLNGDEMAKQPSSDLFNHLLPGDQDMLNLAFLKGMEEARKFLPPDISLPPIKEGTVVGGGNAASLKKKRAAPALEPDVGRPSKLMMPEQEERNMFDEMMFQEHEICMKGTLQNLNGEPEKSSRKKGRSRKTTVDDSEMVDLHTLLLNCAQALSTDNRHSAVELLKRIRQHSSPKGDAGQRLAHYFANGLEARLAGRGSELYQSLLLSRISVADFLKANQLYMAACCCKKVAYIFADKTICNAVAGKRRLHIVDYGLNQGLQWPGLLRMLAAREGGPPEVRITGIDLPQPGFHGAYHIEETGRRLRNFARVFGVPFKFRGIPAKRETVRPEDLNIDRDEVLVVISLCQFRHLMDESLGFDGPSPRDQVLNNIKKMRPDVFIHGIMNGSYGATSFLTRFREALFHYSAQFDLLDTTVPRDNEGRLLLERDIFGRSCLNVLACEGADRVERPETYKQWQLRNHRAGLRQLPLNPEVVKLVLDKVKDNYHRNFVVDADQRWLLHRWKGRVLYAWSSWVAADAT; from the coding sequence ATGGCCGCCACGCCGGAGGAGTTCCTGGGGCAGCAGGGCTTCCTTGCGCGCCTCGAGCCGCCCTCCCCGTCCCTCTTCCTCGACCTGCCGCCGACGCCCCGCGGCGGCCACGACGACGACGGCCACTCCTCCTTCGACGACATGGTGCTCCCCTACATCTCGCGCCTGCTCATGGAGGAGGGCACGGAGGACCACCTCTTCTACCTCTACCCCAACCACCCCGCCGTCCTGCGCGCGCAGCAGCCCTTCGCGCAGATCCTCGTCGACGTCGCCGACAGCGCCAGCGCCTCCACCTCCacgccctcgccctcctcctcttccgACGCAACTGCCTCCACCACCCCCAGCACCGCAACTGCTtcggcatcggcatcggcatcgCCCGACGACGCACCAGTCCAGATCTCACGCCCGTCCTACACCGATGTCAACGGCCATGCCTCCGCCTCCCCGGACAATCAAAGCTCGGGGCTCCTCAACGGCGACGAGATGGCCAAACAGCCGAGCTCTGACTTGTTCAATCACTTGTTGCCCGGCGACCAGGACATGCTCAACCTGGCCTTCCTCAAAGGCATGGAGGAGGCTAGGAAGTTCTTGCCGCCCGACATCAGCCTCCCGCCCATCAAGGAGGGGACAGTGGTGGGAGGCGGGAATGCTGCCAGCCTCAAGAAAAAGAGGGCCGCACCGGCACTGGAGCCGGATGTGGGCAGGCCCAGCAAATTGATGATGCCGGAGCAGGAGGAACGCAACATGTTTGACGAAATGATGTTCCAGGAACACGAGATATGCATGAAGGGGACTCTTCAGAACCTGAACGGTGAGCCAGAGAAGAGCAGCCGGAAGAAGGGCCGGTCGAGAAAGACCACCGTGGACGATAGTGAGATGGTGGACCTGCACACGCTGCTGCTCAACTGCGCTCAGGCTCTGTCCACGGACAACCGCCACAGCGCCGTTGAGCTGCTGAAGCGAATCAGGCAGCATTCGTCCCCCAAGGGGGACGCAGGCCAAAGGCTGGCGCATTATTTTGCCAATGGGCTGGAGGCACGGCTGGCGGGTAGGGGCAGCGAGCTGTACCAGTCACTCCTACTAAGTCGCATCTCGGTAGCCGACTTCCTCAAGGCCAACCAGCTTTACATGGCGGCTTGCTGCTGCAAGAAGGTGGCCTACATCTTCGCCGACAAGACCATCTGCAACGCTGTGGCAGGTAAGAGACGGTTGCACATTGTGGACTATGGTCTTAATCAAGGTCTCCAGTGGCCAGGTTTGCTGCGCATGCTCGCAGCTAGAGAAGGTGGGCCACCGGAGGTGAGGATCACCGGCATTGACCTCCCTCAACCTGGGTTCCACGGAGCCTACCACATTGAGGAGACAGGGCGTAGGCTCAGAAACTTTGCCCGCGTGTTCGGCGTGCCGTTCAAGTTCCGTGGTATCCCAGCAAAGCGGGAGACTGTCCGACCGGAGGACCTGAACATCGACCGGGACGAGGTGCTTGTGGTGATCAGTCTTTGCCAATTCAGGCACCTGATGGACGAAAGCCTCGGCTTTGATGGTCCAAGCCCTAGGGATCAGGTCCTCAACAACATCAAGAAGATGCGTCCTGATGTGTTCATCCATGGCATTATGAATGGCTCATACGGCGCTACATCCTTCCTGACACGGTTCCGGGAGGCACTGTTCCATTACTCGGCCCAGTTCGACCTGCTGGACACAACCGTCCCCCGGGACAACGAAGGGCGTCTGCTGCTCGAGCGCGACATCTTTGGGCGGTCTTGCCTAAATGTGCTCGCATGTGAAGGCGCGGACCGGGTGGAGCGCCCTGAGACGTACAAGCAGTGGCAGCTCCGGAACCACCGGGCTGGGCTGAGGCAGCTGCCGTTGAATCCAGAGGTTGTGAAGCTTGTCCTGGATAAGGTCAAGGACAACTACCACAGGAACTTTGTTGTTGATGCGGATCAGCGGTGGTTGCTACACAGGTGGAAGGGGCGTGTGCTCTACGCCTGGTCATCATGGGTTGCAGCTGATGCCACCTAG